AGACCCCGGGCGTCGGTGGCGACCGCCGCGGCGCTTCCCCCGAACGCCATCCGATCCGCACACGCAGGCGCTTTCGCTCAAGCAGGAACAGGGACGTACAACGATGGCCCAGCGCTACCGCCTGGACCGCGGCGGCCGGATCGATCGTGCGCGGCCGCTCACGTTCACCTTCAACGGCCAGACCTACGAAGGCTACGCCGGCGACACGCTCGCCTCGGCGCTGATCGCGAACGGCGTTCACCTGATCGGCCGCAGCTTCAAGTATCACCGCCCGCGCGGGCACTTCTCCGCCGGCGCGGAGGAGCCGGTGGTGATCCAGCTCGGCGAGGGCGCCTACACCATCCCGGACGTGCGCGCCACGCAGGCCGAGCTGCACCAGAACCTCGCGGCCAAGTCGGTGCACGCCTGGCCGACGGTCAACTTCGACCTCTACGCGGTGAACCAGTACGCGTCGAAGCTGCTGCCGGCCGGGTTCTACTACAAGACCTTCATGTGGCCGCAGGGCGCGTGGCACTTTTACGAGAAGCGCATCCGCGAGGCCGCGGGCCTGGGCGAGGCGCCGGACGAGCCGGACCCCGACTTCTACGACAAGCGCTACGCCCACGCCGACGTGCTCGTCGCGGGCGGCGGCCCCGCCGGCATCGCCTCGGCGCTGGCCGCTTCGCGCGCCGGGGCCCGCGTCATCCTGGCCGACGAGCAGTTCGAGTTCGGCGGCTCGCTGCTCTCCCGCCACCACGAGATCGACGGCAAGCCGGGCACCGACTGGGTGGCCGAGGCCGTCCGCGAGCTGGAGGCCAACCCCGAGGTGCGCGTCATGCCGCGCACGCTGGTCTTCGGCTACTACGACCACAACTGGGTCAACATGCTGGAAAGCCTGACGGACCACCTCGCGGAAAAGCCGCGGGACGTGCCCCGTCAGCGCTTCTGGAAGGTGCGCGCGCGGCAGGTGGTGCTCGCCCAAGGCGCTATCGAGCGGCCCCTGGTCTACCTGGACAACGACCGCCCCGGCACGATGCTGGCGAGCGCGGTGCAGACCTACGTCAACCGCTACGCCGTCAAGCCGGGCAACAAGGCGGTCGTCCACACCAACAACGACAGCGCCTACGCCGCCGCACTGGACATGAAGGCCGCCGGCATCGAGATCGCGGCCGTCATCGACCAGCGCAAGCAGCCCAGCGGGCCCAACACCGAGAAGGCGCGCGGCGCCGGCATCGAGGTCTACGCCGGCCACGGCATCATCGGCACCGAGGGCGGCAAGCACGTCCGCAAGGTCAAGGCCGCGCCGCTCAGCCCCGACGGCTCGCGCGTCGACGGCACACCGGTCGAGTTCGACTGCGACCTCGTGGCCGTGTCGGGCGGCTGGACGCCGTCGGTGCACCTGCACAGCCAGGCGCGCGGCAAGCTGGTCCACGACGCGGAGATCGGCGCGCCCGTGCCGGGTGAGCCGCTCCAGGCCAACCGCTCCGCCGGCGCCTGCAACGGCACGATGGGCCTGAAGAGCGTGCTCGCCGAGGGCTTCAAGAAGGGCGCCGAGGCCGCGGGCGCGCTGGGCTTCGAGGCCGGAACGCAGCCCGCGCCCGAGGCGGACGACAGCGACTTCCGCCCGGCGCGCTGGGTGTGGCTGACGCCCTCCACCAAGCCGGTGGGCCACGGCGGCAAGCACTTCGTCGACCTGCAGAACGATGTGACGGCGCAGGACCTCTACCTGGCGCTGCGCGAGGGCTACCACTCCATCGAGCACGTCAAGCGCTACACGACGTGCGGCATGGGCACGGACCAGGGCAAGACATCCAACATCAACGCCCTGCACATCGTCGCGAACGCCCGCAACATGGAGCCGCAGGAGGTGGGCACCACCACCTACCGGCCGCCCTACACGCCGGTCACCTTCGGCGCCTGGGCGGGGCGCGACTACGGCGAGTTCTTCGACCCCGTGCGCAAGACGCCCATGCACTCCTGGCACGAGCAGGCCGGCGCGGTGTTCGAGAACGTCGGCATGTGGAAGCGCCCGTGGTACTTCCCCAAGGCCGGGGAGACGATGCACGAGGCCGTGTACCGCGAGTGCCGGCAGACGCGCGAGTCCATCGGCATGCTCGACGCCACCACGCTCGGCCGCATCGACATCCAGGGCAAGGACGCCGTCACCTTCCTCAACCGCGTCTACACCAACGGGTGGAAGACGCTGAAGCCGGGGCACTGCCGCTACGGCGTGATGTGCCGCGAGGACGGCATGGTCCTGGACGACGGCGTGACGATGTGCCTCGGGGAGAACCACTACCTCATGCACACCACGACCGGCGGCGCCGGCGGCGTGCTCGCGCACCTGGAGGAGTACCTCCAGACCGAGTGGCCGGATCTGGACGTCTACCTGACCACGGTGACGGAGCAGTACGCCACCGCGGCCATCGCCGGCCCCAACGCGCGCAAGCTGCTGGCCGAGCTGACGGACGACATCGACGTCTCGAAGGACGCCTTCCCCTTCATGACCTGGCGCGAGGGCCACGTCGCGGGCATGTGGGCGCGCGTGGCGCGCGTCTCCTTCTCCGGCGACATCAGCTTCGAGATCAACGTCGAGGCCCACAACGGCCTGCACCTCTGGCAGACGCTCATGACCGCGGGGGAGAAGTACAACATCTGCCCCTACGGCACCGAGACGATGCACGTACTGCGTGCGGAGAAGGGCTTCATCATCGTCGGCCAGGAAACCGACGGCACGGTCACGCCCTACGATCTGGGCATGGACAAGCTGGTGTCCTCGAAGAAGGACTTCGTCGGCAAGCGCTCGCTGCAGCGCCCCGACATCCTGGACCCCAACCGCAAGCAGCTGGTCGCGGTGCTGCCGGACGATCCCAGCGAGGTGCTGGAAGAGGGCGCGCAGTTGGTGGAGACGGTCAAGGACGAGCCGCCCATGGACATGGTCGGCAACGTGACCTCCAGCTACCTCAGCCCGAACCTGGACCCGGACAAGCCGCGGTCCTTCGCCCTGGCGACGGTCTACGGCGGCCGGCACAAGCACGGCCAGAAGGTCTACGCGCCCATGGGCGACAAGACGATTTCCTGCACGATCACCGATCCCTTCAGTCTCTACGATCCAGAGGGAGTGCGTCTCCGTGGCTGATCTCGAAACCCGGCAGAGCCCGCTCGCCCACCTCGGGCTGGCGGGCAAGGCCCAGGAGAGCCTCGGCGATGCCGGGGTGGGCCTGTGGGAGCCGCCCTACCGCCAGTTCATCGACATCCGCTGCGAGCTGGACAAGAACCCGGCCGCGCGCGACGCCTTCAAGACCGCCATGGGCTTCGCCCTGCCGGAGACGCCGAACACCGCCAACGGGAACGGCTCGGCGGACGCGCTCTGGCTCGGCCCCAACGAGTGGCTGCTCATGATCCACGACAGCCGCGATGGCGCCGCGCGCAGCGAGTACGTCCCCAAGCTGCGCGAGGCGTTCAAGGACATCGTCGCGGCCGTGGTGGACGTCTCGCACGCCCAGGCGCTCATCGGCGCCACCGGGCCGATGCTGCGCGAGACGCTGGAGCGCGCGGTGCCCATCGACATGCACCCGCGCACCTTCCCGGCCGGCCAGGTGAAGCAGACGCTGTTCGGCCGCCACTGCGGCGTGACCATCCACGTGCGCGACGACACGCCGACGATGGACATCATCACCCGCCGCAGCTTCGCCGACTACGTCTGGACCTACCTGGAAGACTGCGCCCGCGGCGCCGTGACGCGGTGTGTGACCCTCCAAAGATGATCTTTGGACCAAGAATGATTCTTGGAACCCTGTGTCATCCGGTGTCTGGAGACACGACCGAACCGTCCGCTACGGTCTAGGGTAAGGGTGGCGCCTTCAGCGGGAACGAAGATCAGCCCCAGCCGTCGGCCGGCTGGGGCTCTTCGTATGTCCATGCCGGGCAATGTCTGTGGTGCGATGCCGTTCAATGGTACGCTCGGGTCGGAGGTTCGGCCATGGCGCTGCTGGCAAACGACGATCTCTACGAGCGCGATTTCCATGCCTGGACGCAGGACCAGGCGGCGCGGCTGCGTGCCCTGGGCCGCGACAACCGTTTCGACGTCGCCCACGTCGCCGAGGAGATCGAGGACTTGGGCAAGCGCGAACGCCGCGACCTCGAAAGCCACCTTCATCAACTCCTGCGCCACCTGATCAAGCTGGCCTGGAGTGGCGCCGACGAACCCCGCCCCGGTTGGCGCCGGGAAGTGCGCGACCACCATCGCGCCGCGCTGCGCACGCTGCGGGACTCGCCGGGGTTGCGCCAGAAGATCGACCTCGCGGCCATCTGGGCCGCCGCCCGCGCCGACGCGAACGCGGACCTGAGCGATTACGGCGAGGCGCCGTATCCCGATACGCTCGCGTGCCCGTTCGCTACGGACGACGTGCTGGGCGACGTGCTGGACCCCGGCGACGCCGTTGCCACGCTCGTTCGCGCGGGCACTTCGCAAGCTGGCGACGCTGGCACGTAAGGTTTTCCCCGGCCTTGAAGGCGTGTGCTTCACGGGGGCCTAGAGCATCGTGCGTGAAATCGTGTTTGCCGGGAAAACTGGAAACCTCACGCTAGGTTCCTGTTTTTCCTGTGCGAGCAGTTTGCGCGCCTGCGGCGCGCGAGCCTTGCGGCTGTCCACGCACGAGCAAGCAGAATCCCGCAGGTGATTCTGCTTTACGGCGATCTGCTCTAAAGCTGGGTAATTCCGGGCGTCGTTGCCTGACCGATCCCGTATATTGCACCGCCGCATAAGTGGCGGATCACAAAGGGTTGCCAAGCGGGTTCACGCGTGCGAGGTGACCGGCTGGTGCGCCTGCGAGTCCAGCCGCTGACGGGGTCGCTCGCGGCGGTCGCGCGACGGGCGCCGCGGCGGCGATCGGCCGGTGCGGCATGCCGCCACAGGGCGGTCTGACGGCCTTGGCCGGCGCGCGGCACGCCCGAGAGTCAGTTGGGACCGCACGGCGCGACATCCACGCGGCGCGGGGAGACAAGGGCGCGATGAGCGAACGCGAGTCCATGGAATACGACGTCGTCATCGTCGGCGCTGGCCCGGCGGGGCTGGCCGCGGCGATCCGGCTGCGTCAACAGGCTGAGGAGTCCGGCCAGGATCTGGCCGTGTGCGTGCTGGAGAAGGGCTCCGAGGTGGGCGCGCACATCCTCTCCGGCGCGGTGCTGGAAACGCGCGCGCTCGACGAATTGATCCCCGACTGGAAGGACAAGGGCGCGCCGCTCAACACGCCGGTCAGCGACGAAAAGTTCATGTTCCTGACCGGCAAGGGCAGCATGTCCATGCCCATCCCGCTGTTGCCCCAGGAGATGCACAACGAGGGCAACTACATCGTCTCCATGGGCAACGTCTGCCGCTGGATGGCGGAGCAGGCCGAGGAGATGGGGGTGGAGATCTACCCCGGCTTCGCCGCGGCGGAAGTGCTGTTCGACGAGCAGGACCGTGTGGTGGGCGTGGCCACGAACGACATGGGCGTGGCCGCCGACGGCTCCGCCAAGGCGGGCTATGAGCCCGGCATCGAGCTGCGCGCCAAGTACACGATGTTCGCGGAGGGCTGCCGCGGCTCGCTGTCCGGCCAGCTCATCGACACGTACGGCCTGCGCGAGGGCGCCGATCCGCAGACCTACGGCATCGGCCTGAAGGAGCTGTGGGAGGTTCCGGACGAGAACCACCAGGAGGGGCTGGTCGTCCACACCGCCGGCTGGCCCATGGACAACAAGACCTGGGGCGGCTCCTTCATCTACCACCTGGAAGACAACCAGGTGTACGTCGGCTACGTCATCGGCCTGGACTACGAGAACCCGCACCTCTCGCCCTTCGACGAGTTCCAGCGCTTCAAGACGCACCCGGCCGTGCGCGGCATGCTGGAGGGCGGCAAGCGTGTTTCCTACGGCGCGCGCGCGCTCAACGAGGGCGGCCTGCAGTCAATCCCGCGCCTCGTCTTCCCGGGCGGCATGCTCATCGGCTGCTCGGCGGGCTTCCTGAACGTGCCCAAGATCAAGGGCAACCACAACGCCATGAAGACGGGCATGCTGGCCGCCGAGTCCGTCGCCGAGGCCATCGCCGAGGGCGACGCGGGCCAGCAGACGCTCGACCGCTACCCGACCAAGTTCGAGCAGTCCTGGGTGCACGAGGAGTTGCACCGCGCGCGCAACTTCCGCCCCGCCGCGGCGCGCTTCGGCATGGCGCTGGGCACCGTCTACGCCGGCTTCGACCTCAAGGTCATGAAGGGCAAGCTGCCGTGGACCCTGCACCACAAGCACTGGGACCACGAGACGCTCAAGCCCAAGGACCAGATGCCCAAGATCGAGTACCCGAAGCCGGACGGGGTGGTCAGCTTCGACAAGCTCTCCAGCGTCTATCTGGCGAACGTCTGGCACGAGGAGGACCAGCCGGTCCACCTGCGGCTCAAGGACGACAGCATCCCCGTCTCGCACAACCTCGAATACTTCGACGCGCCGGAGCAGCGCTACTGCCCGGCCAACGTCTACGAGATCGTGCGCGACGACGACGGGTCCAATCCGCGCCTGCAGCTGAACTTCACGAACTGCGTTCACTGCAAGACGTGCGACATCAAGGATCCCAAGCAGAACATCCAGTGGGTGACGCCGGAAGGCGGCGGCGGCCCCAACTATCCCAACATGTAAGGCCCGGAAGCGGGCCGCCGCGGCGGCGGCCGGTGGGGCGCGGCGCAATCCCACTAGCTGCCGTCGCAGGATCGCAAGCCCCCGTCACGGACGCGGGCTTATGCCCTCACCGGGTTGCGCGAAACCGGAACCGGACATGCGCTCGGCACGGCCGTCCCCGGCGGGGGCGCCGGCCGGCGGCGCTGAAAACAACGCCACGACATCCTTCCAGGCGGAGACGGACACATGTCGA
The Limimonas halophila genome window above contains:
- a CDS encoding sarcosine oxidase subunit alpha, which encodes MAQRYRLDRGGRIDRARPLTFTFNGQTYEGYAGDTLASALIANGVHLIGRSFKYHRPRGHFSAGAEEPVVIQLGEGAYTIPDVRATQAELHQNLAAKSVHAWPTVNFDLYAVNQYASKLLPAGFYYKTFMWPQGAWHFYEKRIREAAGLGEAPDEPDPDFYDKRYAHADVLVAGGGPAGIASALAASRAGARVILADEQFEFGGSLLSRHHEIDGKPGTDWVAEAVRELEANPEVRVMPRTLVFGYYDHNWVNMLESLTDHLAEKPRDVPRQRFWKVRARQVVLAQGAIERPLVYLDNDRPGTMLASAVQTYVNRYAVKPGNKAVVHTNNDSAYAAALDMKAAGIEIAAVIDQRKQPSGPNTEKARGAGIEVYAGHGIIGTEGGKHVRKVKAAPLSPDGSRVDGTPVEFDCDLVAVSGGWTPSVHLHSQARGKLVHDAEIGAPVPGEPLQANRSAGACNGTMGLKSVLAEGFKKGAEAAGALGFEAGTQPAPEADDSDFRPARWVWLTPSTKPVGHGGKHFVDLQNDVTAQDLYLALREGYHSIEHVKRYTTCGMGTDQGKTSNINALHIVANARNMEPQEVGTTTYRPPYTPVTFGAWAGRDYGEFFDPVRKTPMHSWHEQAGAVFENVGMWKRPWYFPKAGETMHEAVYRECRQTRESIGMLDATTLGRIDIQGKDAVTFLNRVYTNGWKTLKPGHCRYGVMCREDGMVLDDGVTMCLGENHYLMHTTTGGAGGVLAHLEEYLQTEWPDLDVYLTTVTEQYATAAIAGPNARKLLAELTDDIDVSKDAFPFMTWREGHVAGMWARVARVSFSGDISFEINVEAHNGLHLWQTLMTAGEKYNICPYGTETMHVLRAEKGFIIVGQETDGTVTPYDLGMDKLVSSKKDFVGKRSLQRPDILDPNRKQLVAVLPDDPSEVLEEGAQLVETVKDEPPMDMVGNVTSSYLSPNLDPDKPRSFALATVYGGRHKHGQKVYAPMGDKTISCTITDPFSLYDPEGVRLRG
- a CDS encoding DUF29 domain-containing protein, with amino-acid sequence MALLANDDLYERDFHAWTQDQAARLRALGRDNRFDVAHVAEEIEDLGKRERRDLESHLHQLLRHLIKLAWSGADEPRPGWRREVRDHHRAALRTLRDSPGLRQKIDLAAIWAAARADANADLSDYGEAPYPDTLACPFATDDVLGDVLDPGDAVATLVRAGTSQAGDAGT
- a CDS encoding sarcosine oxidase subunit gamma; the encoded protein is MADLETRQSPLAHLGLAGKAQESLGDAGVGLWEPPYRQFIDIRCELDKNPAARDAFKTAMGFALPETPNTANGNGSADALWLGPNEWLLMIHDSRDGAARSEYVPKLREAFKDIVAAVVDVSHAQALIGATGPMLRETLERAVPIDMHPRTFPAGQVKQTLFGRHCGVTIHVRDDTPTMDIITRRSFADYVWTYLEDCARGAVTRCVTLQR
- a CDS encoding electron transfer flavoprotein-ubiquinone oxidoreductase gives rise to the protein MSERESMEYDVVIVGAGPAGLAAAIRLRQQAEESGQDLAVCVLEKGSEVGAHILSGAVLETRALDELIPDWKDKGAPLNTPVSDEKFMFLTGKGSMSMPIPLLPQEMHNEGNYIVSMGNVCRWMAEQAEEMGVEIYPGFAAAEVLFDEQDRVVGVATNDMGVAADGSAKAGYEPGIELRAKYTMFAEGCRGSLSGQLIDTYGLREGADPQTYGIGLKELWEVPDENHQEGLVVHTAGWPMDNKTWGGSFIYHLEDNQVYVGYVIGLDYENPHLSPFDEFQRFKTHPAVRGMLEGGKRVSYGARALNEGGLQSIPRLVFPGGMLIGCSAGFLNVPKIKGNHNAMKTGMLAAESVAEAIAEGDAGQQTLDRYPTKFEQSWVHEELHRARNFRPAAARFGMALGTVYAGFDLKVMKGKLPWTLHHKHWDHETLKPKDQMPKIEYPKPDGVVSFDKLSSVYLANVWHEEDQPVHLRLKDDSIPVSHNLEYFDAPEQRYCPANVYEIVRDDDGSNPRLQLNFTNCVHCKTCDIKDPKQNIQWVTPEGGGGPNYPNM